ATTCCGCCACAAAGTAAAGGACCAGCACTTTCAGCGTCTAAATCGTCTGGGAGGGGAATAGCCCACTGCCAACCTGCACGGACTTTATCTGCAAAGCCACCAGCATGCCCCACGATTGTTGCAACATTTTCGCCTGTACAAAGTACTTGCTGACCACCAATACATTCATCACAGGCTTGGCAACTTTCAGCGGTCCAGCCAATGCCGACACGTTGCCCAATTTGTAGACCTTTGGCTTCTGAACCCAAAGCAACAATTCGCCCAATAATTTCATGGCCTGCAACTACAGGGTAGACAGTTGAACGCCATTCATTGTTCAAAACAGAAATATCAGAATGGCATAAACCACAGTATTCAACTTTTACCTCAACTTGATGCGGCTGTAATTCACCTGCATCAAACTGGTAAGGAACCAGTTTTTCACCTGCCTGCATTGCAGCATAAGCCTGAATCGTATTATTGCTCATCGGAAACTCCTTAAGCGGCTTTGAACCGTTCTGGTGGGTTATGAAGCTTTAAATTGACAACTATTTTCATGATCATCGACCATGCCTACTGCCTGCATAAAAGCGTAGCAGGTGGTTGGGCCGACAAATTTGAAACCATTCTTTTTAAGCGTTTTGGAAAGTTTTACACTTAGTTCTGTTTGAGCAGGAGCTTGGCGATAATCTTCAACATCATTATTTTGTGGAGCTGCATCTACAAACTGCCAAAGCCATGTAGGAACATCACCCACTTGTGTTTTAAGCGCTTGCCAAGCAATTGCATTGTCACGAATGGCTTTGAGTTTACCTAAGTGACGAATTAAACCAGCATCGGATAGTTTTAGTTCTAAAAAGTCATCTGTAAAGGCAGCAATATCTGCAATAGGGTGATTAAAAAAATGCTGACGGTAGCTTTCTCTTTTTTTCAGTACAGTAATCCAAGATAAGCCAGCTTGCTGGCCTTCAAGACAAAGCATTTCAAATAATCTTGCTTCGTCATGTTCTGGTTTGCCCCATTCTTCATCATGGTAGGTAATATAGAGTGGATCGTTGGAACACCATCCGCAGCGTTGAGTTTTCATGATGATGCTCCTTATATTTATCTTAGAATTTTAAAGTTTAAACAGCACCCATTCATTTGGGCGAGTATCCCAATAATACAGTTCAGCTTGAGTTAAGTCTTCAAACTTTAGCCAAAAGTCTTTACCAACTTTATCTGAAAAACCGGTACTGATTAGCAGGGCATCATCGCTGATTTCCATGATCCAGCCTTGATAGCTATTGCCATTTAAAATGATCTTTTGCTGATTGCCTGACTCGGCAAACTCTACTAAGCGATTGATCAGCGCTTCCGACATAAAGTGTTCCTAGCGTAAATAAGAATAAGGGTTAACAGCACCACGCCCTTTACCATCTAGATAAAGTCCGTAATGAAGATGTGGTGAAGTATAACGTGCATTGCCCGTATTGCCGACATAACCGATTAGATCACCTTTTTTGATGTAGTCCCCTACATTTAGGCCACGTTTGTGACCATCAAGATGAGCATAATAATGCCATGTTCCCGCTGGGCCTAAAATCCAGATGACTTTGCCACCTAAATTGTTATTACGAAGATCTGCAACGAGGCCTTCGGTTGCACTGTACACTTTGGTTCCACGTGGAGCCAAAATATCAATTCCTTCGTGACTACGACCCTGACTGCGAGCAGCTCCCCATGTGTCTTTTAATTCGTCTCGATCGACACCTTTCACTGGAACTGGAAGCCGATTTGGAAGCTGCATACTTTTAAGTTTACTAACTTGAGCGGGTGGAAGTGGTGTAGGTTTTTTTGGCGCACTGGCACAGGCAGCCAATAGAATAATGAGAAAACCAAGTGAGAAATGAGAAACAAAACGTCGCACAAAATACTCCCTGTCACAGCCATATCAAAATTATTTTGCTCACTATGTCACGAACGACTCGTCGAGATCAATTTTTTCATAGCTGTTGGAACACCTTTAGCAATAGCTTGTTCTGGACTCAACCATTGGCCTTCAAGTTCAATTGCTAGATGCTCTTTTTGGTCAGGTTCCACGTGGAACGTATGAGCATTAAGTAGCCATGTAAAGTGAGTGAAGCTATGACTAATTTGAAAGGTCTGTGGTTGAGGTTGCAGTTTAAATTGCTGACTTAAGCTTAGTCGCTCATGTTCATTTTCTAAAATAGGTAAACAGATTAAACCGCCCCATAGACCATGAGCTTGTCGTTGTTGCCAAAACCATTCGTCTTCGCATTGAATGATAAGAACATCTGCGGTTCTAACAGGAGGTGTTTTTTTCGGTCTCTTAAAAGGTAATTCTTGTTCTAAACCTTGTTTGTAAGCTTGGCAATGTTCTTGCATTGGGCAATATAAACACAGCGGTTTTTTGGGCGTACAAATGGTCGCGCCCAAATCCATAATGGCCTGAGTGTAGTCATGGTTACGATGGGTAGGGCAAAGCTCTTCAGCCAGTTTCCACATTTCACGTTCATGCAGAGGTTTGCTTAAATCATCTTCAATGGCAAAAAAACGGGCTAAGACACGTTTTACGTTACCATCCATAATGACGCCGTACTGACGTAAACCCAAAGACATGAGTGCACCTGCGGTAGAGGGGCCAATGCCGGGTAGTGCAATCCATTCTTCTAGTGTTTCAGGAAACTTGCCCTGTTGAGTAACAAGACCAGCAGCTTTATGCAAATTGCGTGCACGAGCGTAATAGCCAAGACCAGCCCAATAAGGCGCTACTTCATCCCAAGTTGCATGACCTAGGGTTTCTACAGTTGGGAAGCGCTCCATAAAGCGGTCAAAATATTGCAGAACCGTTTTCACCTGAGTCTGTTGTAGCATAATTTCAGAAACCCAAACTTTGTATGGGTCATCTGCAACTTGCCAAGGCAAATCATGACGACCATGTTGATCGAACCAGTTTAAGAGGGCATCAGAAAAAGAAAATTCAGGCATGAACAGCTATAGAAGAGACGTAAGGGCTAAATTATAGCTGAAATTTAGATGAAATTTTGTTTAAAGCAGGCGAACGGCGAGAGTATGTTAAAACAGAGATTACCAGATAATGAGCAATCTCTGCTTCATGTATAAAAAGGATTAATCCTTTTGTATGCCCCAACGTTGATCAAGTTTCAACGGCTGGTTCTTGTAGTATGGAATGACATGAATGTGGAAATGATCTGAATTTTGTCCGAACACTTCACCATCATTGAAGCCGATATGGAAACCGTCTGGTTGATGGCGAAGTTGTGTTTCGTGGCGCGCAATTTCAAGAAGTGTAAGTAAGCCTTGATGTTCTTTAGAGGTGATATCAAAAAAAGAACGAACATGGCGTAGTGGTGTTACCACACAGTGGCCTTTAGATAGCGGATTAGAATCAGGCAAAATTACAGCAAATTCATTCTTATCAATGATGTCATATTCATCAAATTCGCAATACGGACATTTCTTGTCAGTCATTGTTGTATCCTCTCATGTTATTCCATTAAACCCCGAGTGCGGGAAATAAGACTAGGCTTTGCTCTAGCTCAACGGGAGTATAGTTATTGAAGTATGGTTTAAAAAATACAGTAAAAATATTGCAAAGTCATAAACATTTAAGGGAGCAAATGCGAAAAAAACATTTGCTCCAAATTTGCTTCTTTTATTTTAAAGTACGATCTAACAAAGCGTACATTTTAGCAAGGCCTTGTTTTTCAGCTTCGCTATTGTAGCCAAGGTCTACACCGTTCGCTTTAGCTTTCTCATCTGCAAGTGGGTTACTAAAGCCATGTTTAGCACCTTCTAAAACCACTACTTCGTGTTTAACCTCAGCAGCTTGCATCTCTTTTTCAAAATTAGCAACATCTTCTAAGGTGACCATACTGTCTAATTCACCATGTAGCACTAAAACTTCACCTTGAATGTTGCCTTTTTGAGCAGGCGCTTTCGGTGCTAATGTGGCATGGAACGTTACAACTGCTTTAAGTGGTGCACCTGAGCGAGCAAGGTCTAATACAACTTTACCGCCATAGCAAAAACCAATTGCAGCAAGTTTTTCACTGTCTACTTCTGGTTGGGCCGCTAGAGTTTGAAGCGCTGCATTGGCACGATCAGTAACCGTATCTAAATTTTCAAATGTCTGCATCATCCATTCATAGGCTTGAGCTGCCGTCGAGGTCACTTTTTTATCGCCGTACATATCAATTGCAAGCGCGGCATAACCATGTTCAGCAAGCTCACGTGCACGTTGCTCGCTATATTCGTTACGACCCCACCACTCAGGACCAACAATCACACCCGCAATAGGTGTTTCACTATCTGGAGCCGCAAAGTAACCAATTAAATGGCTGCCATCTGGTGCAGTATATTGAATTTCACGGGTTTTAATTGCTGTACTCATGACCTTAATCCTGAAATTTAAAGAGATTTAAACACGCTTGATTAAAGCATAAAAAGATAAAAGTAATCTAAATAACTGTGTAAGAATCTACATCAAAATAAAAGATAGAAATCTTTACGCAATAAAAAAGAAGGAAACCAGTTCCTTCTTTTTAGGTGATCATGATTAAGTTACGTTCTGCCTCGCGAAATGAAGCCAATTACAGCGAGAATTACAGCCACAACTAATAAAATCACGGCAAAGTCTTTAGATAACCCTGCAACACCACCAAACCCTAATAGACTGGCAATGAGTGCAATCACTGCAAAAATGATAGCCCAACGGAACATATGCTGTTCTCCTTATTTTTTCATTGTTATTTAACTATATAGCTTGTTTTTTGCACCGAATGTGTCGTTTATGTGGTTGAAATGTATATTAAACAATCATTTTGTGATGTTAGGAATACAGCTTCTTTTTTCGTACAGACTACTTCAATGTTATACTTGACCACTGTTTTATCTCATCAGCTGCTAACAAATTATGTCTACCGACACCTCACTTCGTCCACTCTTCTGGAAAAATTATCCGCTAGAGCAACTCACTCAAATTGAGTGGGAAGCTTTATGCGATGGGTGTGGTTTGTGCTGTCTGGTCAAGCTTGAAGATGAAGATACCCATGAGGTGGCTTACACCAAAGTGGCTTGTAAATTACTCGATTGTGATACAGGACGTTGTACAGACTATCCAAATCGTCAGCAGCAAGTACCTGACTGTTTGCAATTAACTGTTGAGTCTTTAAAAACAATTCATTGGTTACCATCGAGCTGTGCTTATAAACGTTTGAATGAAGGAAAAAATCTACCGTCTTGGCATTATTTAAATACAGGCTCGAGACAAAGTGTCGTTAAGGCGAAAAAGTCAGTTGCTGGGCGTTGTATTTCTGAAGTCGATGTCCATGAAGATGATCTTGAAGATTATGTCGTACGATGGGTGCGTTAATATGCTCGTTATGGGCATTTTTAATTACAACGTATTATAAAGTAACATTTAATCGTAAATTTTTTGCTCATCTCCGTTATATAACAATAAAAACAAAAGGAGATAAAAATGATGAGACGATTAGCAGCCCCTTTATTATGTAGTAGCGTTTTTTTGTTGATGGCTTGTGGGGCTAATAATACAAATTCAAAAAATCTTGAACAAAATACGTCTGCAAAAACAGAACAGCCCACTCCAGTAAAACAACCTTATCAAACTGAAACATTTGCCCATTTTGATGAACCTTGGGCTGTGACCAGCTTGCCTGATCAGCGTTTATTAGTGACGGAAAGGCAAGGTAAATTAAAAATTTTTAACCCTAAAAATAAACAAATCTTGGATGTTCAAGGGATTCCAGCGGTGAACTATGGGGGACAGGGTGGTTTGGGAGACATCGTTTTACACCCTGACTTTGCTAAGAATCATTGGGTTTATCTCAGCTATGCTACAAAAGGACAAGGCGGATCTGGGGCCGTTATTTCACGTGCTAAATTAGATTTATCTAATGCCAATCAGCCAAAACTTATAGATGTGAAGCAGATTTGGCAGCAAGTACCTAAAGTTTCAGGACAAGGCCATTATGGACATCGTATGCTTTTTGGCGCAGACGGTAAGCTTTGGGTCAGTTCAGGTGAACGACAAAAGTTTGATCCTGCTCAAAATATGAAAAGTAACTTGGGTAAAATCTTGCGTTTAAATGAGGATGGTTCAGCGGTTGTAGATAACCCTTTTTATAAGCAAGGTGGAATCACTGCTGAAATATGGTCACTTGGACACCGTAATCCATTAGGTATGGCTTTTGACCGCCAAGGACAGCTCTGGGTAGTTGAAATGGGGCCTAAAGGTGGTGATGAGCTTAATATCATCGTAAAAGGTGAAAATTATGGTTATCCAATCGTTTCAAATGGAGACCATTATTCAGGTCAACCTATTCCAGATCATCACACTCGCCCAGAATTTAAAGCACCAGAAATTGACTGGACTCCCGTAATCTCTCCATCGAGCCTAATCATTTATCGCGGACAACAATTTCCTGTATGGCAAAATAAAGCATTAATTGGCGGGCTATCTTCAGAAGCGATTATTGTAGTGGATTTAGAGCATAAACCCGTGAAAGAAGTGCAAAGATTAGATATGAAAAAACGTATTCGTGGATTACATGAAGCCCAAGATGGCTCGATTTGGGTCATTGAAGACGGCTCAAATGCGCGTTTACTGAAGCTGAGTAAGAAACCATCTTAATGCTACGAACCAGACTGTAAATAACGGACGTGTCTCATAGATTCAAATTGTAGATTTCTGTGAGACACAATAGACTATAGTGAAAAGACGATAAAGCCATTTGAGATGTCAGACACCCATATTCCACTTCCTGAACGCCTGCGCCCGAGAGACTTGTCTGAAATTATTGGGCAAGATCATTTGTTAGGTGAACATGCGCCCTTACGTCAAATGATTGATCAGGGGCATTTGCCTTCTATTATTTTTTGGGGGCCACCAGGCGTTGGTAAAACAACAATTGCTTTACTTTTAGCTCAGGCGATAGATCGCCCATTTGTGAGTTTATCTGCGCTGAATACGGGTGTAAAAGAATTACGTGAAATCATTGCAGAAAGTGGTGATTTACTGACGCCTGTGGTTTTTATTGATGAAATTCATCGCTTTAATAAATCACAGCAAGATGCATTATTGGGTGCAGTTGAAAAAGGCAAAATTACCTTAATTGGCGCGACGACTGAAAACCCATCTTTTGAGGTGAATAGTGCGCTTTTATCTCGCTGTCAGGTCTACACTTTAAATAGTTTAGACAGCGAGGCAATTCAAACACTCCTCAATAATGCACTTCAAGCCGATAAATTCTTAAAAGAACGTTATATTCATGTTGAAGAATATGATGCTCTTATTCAGTTCGCGGCAGGTGATGCGCGTAAAGCACTGAATTTACTAGATCTGATCGCAAGTACATTTGAGCCAGAAATTGAAAACACAATTACCAATGCCGTGGTGGTGAAAGTCGCTCAGCAAAATATTGCGCGTTATGATAAATCGGGTGAACAGCATTACGATTTAGTTTCTGCCTTTATTAAATCAATTCGGGGTAGTGATCCAGATGCAACCCTGTATTGGATGGCTCGTATGCTTAAAGGCGGAGAAGATCCGGTTTTTATTGCCAGACGTATGCTGATTGCAGCCTCAGAAGACATCGGAAACTCTAACCCAAATGCGCTATTACTTGCAGGTGAGTGTTTCCGTTCTGTACAAGCGGTGGGTATGCCTGAGGCTCGAATTATTCTGGGCCAAACCGCAGTTTATTTAGCAACGAGTGCAAAAAGTAATAGTACTTACTTAGCGATTAATAAGGCTCTGGAACTTGCTGAAAAAACGGCAAATTTACCTGTGCCTTTGCATTTGAGAAACGCACCGACCAAGCTTATGAAACAACAAGGTTATGGGATTAATTATCTCTATCCTCACGATTACCCTGAGCACTTTGTATTGCAAGACTATTTACCGCCTGAGTTGAAGGGAAGTAAGCTCTATGAATCTGCAAGAAACAAGCGTGAAGTTGAAGGTGAGCGTTTGCAGCAACGCAGATGGCAGCAAGAACAATAGTTCTTGCTATTCCAGTTCTTCAGTCACCTGACCATAAATCAGCAGAGTAAACACGCCTGTACCCCCAATAATATTGCCAATGGTGGTTGGAACAAGGAAAGTAAATAGATAGTCATTAATGGAAGCATCTCCTTGCCAGACGAGATAGGACATTTCTGTAGAACCCACCACTACATGGGTAAAGTCACCCAGTCCTATCAAATATGTCATGAAAAAGATGAGCAGGAACTTATTACTGACTGAAGGCAACATCCAGACCAAAGCTGCAATTAACAGCCCTGACATAATACCTTTGAGCATATTCTGGGTTGCAGAAAAGGAACCGACATGATGAGCAAGTTCATCTAGCGCCTTGTCAATATCTGGAGTAAACAGGTGAGTAGTGAGGAAAAATAAACTCGCCAAAGCTGTTCCAATGATATTACATAGAATCACAATCCCCCATAAGCGGCCCACTGCTCGTAATTTATCGAAGGTAAAGGGTTTGAATAAAGGCACAACAGTGGTGATGGTATTCTCGGTAAAGAGCTGCATGTGACCCAAAATAGCGATTAGGAACCCAATGGTATAACCGATATTGGTGATTAAATCGGTCCAGATCGCATCAGTTGGGAGATAAGAGGCAATAATCGCTTTAAATACAAATGAAAAACTGATAACTAAACCCGCAGCAATCCCTGAAAAGATCAGTGCAGCCGTTGGACGATCCAGCTCTTCGGCGCCATCACGGCGGATAATTTCATAGACCAAACGGGGTGACAGTTTTTCATGTTCTTCAACTGCCATTTTTTCACGCCAGCTTAAGGTTTTCTCGACCTTTTTTTCCTCTATTTCATGATCCATCAGATTTACTCCTCTCTGAATAAATAATTTATATTTCTTATTTTTATTTATTGATAAGGCAGTGCTCAGGATAAATCCAGTCGATTCCTAACAGCTTTATGTGTCTTTTTATAAATTGCATGAGGCTGAAAACGAGTACTTACAGTAAGGTAGAACAAGAATATTAAAGAAGTGTATAAGCTCTTAAAGTGCGGATGAGTGCCATGTAGTCGCCTTGAGAGGCCTTAGCAATAACAGATTCAACCTCTGCCTGACTCCAGCCTTGTTTTAAAGCGGAACTACTAAAGTTAGTTAATAAGACTAAAGGATTTTCACCAAAATGGACTGAATGATTCATTAATTTCTTTTCAAGCTTAGACATTTCCATCGTTTTATCCTAGTTTTGAAATTTAATTATTGTGAAGTGCTTAGTATTTTTTTAGATTTTAGTGTTTTAAATTGAGTTTGTGCAAGTACTAATTTATTTTAATAGACAAATCTGTCTACGCTATTTATTTTCTAAAGTACCTCATATAAAAAACCGGGCTTTAGCCCGGTTTTCCATGAAGTTTGAACGATTAGATAGCAGATAAATCTACGCCTAAACGAGCAGCAACTTCTTCATAAGCTTCAACAACACCGCCTAAACCTTGACGGAAACGGTCTTTGTCGAGTTTCTTCTTAGAGTCTTTGTCCCATAGACGGCAGCCGTCTGGAGAGAATTCGTCACCAAGCACGATACGGTCATGGAAAACACCGAATTCAAGCTTGAAGTCTACCAAGATCATGTTGCCTTCAGCAAATAATGCTTTTAATACATCGTTTACTTGGTAAGTTAACACTTTCATTTGCTCTAATTGTTCAGCAGTCGCCCAATCTAAAGCAATCGCTTGAGATTCGTTAACCATTGGGTCGCCTAAACCGTCATCTTTATAGAACAATTCAAATGTAGGAGGAGTTAACTCTTTACCTTCTTCTACACCTAAGCGACGGCATAGAGAACCAGCTGCGTAGTTACGAATTACACATTCAACTGGAATCATTTGAAGTTTTTTAACAAGCACTTCAGTTGGAGAAAGCAATTTTTCAAAATGCGTTTCAATACCCGCAGCAGCAAGTTTTTCCATAATGAAGGCGTTAAAAAGGTTGTTCACCTTGCCTTTACGATCTAGTTGTTCGATTTTTTCACCGTTGAACGCAGAGGCATCATCACGAAAGACTAAAATCAGATGGTCGGCATTGTCTGTTTCATATACAGATTTTGCTTTACCAGTATAGAGCAAGGTTTGTTTTAACATGAGGGAACCTTTTAAAAAAAATGCCTAGTAAACGACTAGGCTGGCCAATTTTGGTAAATCTGGTTTAACACTTCAGCAGCCACATCTGGGCTTGCAAAAGTGTTGTCTACATTAAATAGAGCAAGAGTATGACTTGAACCTACACCAGTAAGTTTAAGCACATAAGTATTGTCATTTACTTTAATCGTCGCCTGATTACTGCCTTGAGCGATGATGTTGTAATTTAAAGTACTTAATGTCGCTTTGGTGTATTGCCAGATCTCGGTCGTATTCCCATCAACTTTTAATAATGGGTTTTTATTACCGTCGGTCACAAGCTGAGGACGTCCAAGCGCAGTGGTCGTTTGAGCAGATGCATCTGCTGTTGCATTACCACCCTGTGTTTGTTCAGGACGTGGCAAAGCAAAACGGTTACCACGCTGGTTTTCAAACTTCGGCGCGTGCTCGATAGCGAGCTGGTCAACAGTTGGTGCAGGATACAAAGGTGTCGCTGGTCGTACAGTTGCGTCGGCAGGATACTCAAGCGGGGCAAGTTGCTTGGCATTTTTATAATCTAAAGAGTGATTATTAATTGCGAAGCGACCACAACCAGCTAAACTTAAGGCTGAAACTGCAAGGACTAAACCAAGACGTAATTGCATCATAAATTGCTCTTATTAAATAATTCCCGCATCTTTTAGGGCATTGCGGAGAGGTTCGCGATATTGCTCAGCGAGAGGAGTGAGTGGTAAACGAATACCAGTATCAATCAGTCCCATCTCATGTAGTGCCCATTTCACAGGAATTGGGTTTGATTCGCAAAATAGAATATTGTGTAAATTTGCAATCTTATTGTTAATCGTCTTCGCTTGTTGTTCATCTTTGGCAATTGCAACAGCACATACTTGACTCATTGCTTTAGGTGCAACATTTGCAGTAACCGAAATATTACCGTCTGCACCGAGAAGCATAAGTTCCCATGCAGTTTCGTCGTCACCAGAGTAGACAGCCATCTTACCGTTTAAAGCCTCGATTAAAGCTTTGCCACGAGGCACATCACCTGTCGCATCTTTAATACCAACAATATTAGGGATCTCTGCTAAACGTACAGCTGTATCGTTTGCAAGATCTACACCAGTACGGCCTGGTACGTTATAAAGAATAAGAGGTAGTTCTACGGCTTCAGCAATCGCTTTATAGTGTTGGAATAGGCCTTCTTGAGTTGGCTTGTTATAGTATGGCGTCACAAGTAAAGCTGCATCTGCGCCAAGATCTTTCGCAGCTTTAGTTAATTCGATTGCTTCACGGGTTGAGTTTGCACCAGTACCGGCAATAATTGGAATACGTTTATTGGCTACACGAATAATTTCTTTAATAACCTGTGTGTGCTCTTCCATGCTCAATGTTGAGGCTTCGCCGGTTGTACCGACGGCTACAATACTGTTTGTACCTTGTTCTATGTGCCACTCAACCAGCTTCTCAAGACCCTTCCAATCTACACCGCCGTCTTTCAACATAGGTGTGACGATTGCGACGATTGAGCCTTGAATGGTCTGTGCTTGCTGAGTCATTTTTAAAAATATCCTATTTATCCATCCGAATCTGAGGTAAGAAAAACAAAATGTGGGATGGTTGCAGTATTTTGATTGTCCAGTTCTAACAATAACAGATTGTTGAATGACAATTATGCAAATTATGACTGATCAGACGCATAAGAACAATATGCCTAACGGATAATCGCGATGTAAACTTGAGGAAAAGATAGGATGTGTTGGTATTGCAGGGGTGAGAAGGGTCAGTAAATATAACAATACAGCTTGATTCAACTGAGCCCTACTTAATATGGGCTCTTTTTATGGCAAGATAGAATGCAATTTTCCCGGTTGGGATTGAAGATGACATGAATATGAATAAACAACCACAAAATGCGGCTTTAATCGTAGTTGATGTACAAAATGGTTTTACACCGGGTGGAAATTTAGCAGTTGTCGATGCCGATACAATTATTCCAACGATTAACCAACTTGCTGATTGTTTTGAAAATGTTGTTCTGA
This region of Acinetobacter sp. XS-4 genomic DNA includes:
- a CDS encoding YcgN family cysteine cluster protein: MSTDTSLRPLFWKNYPLEQLTQIEWEALCDGCGLCCLVKLEDEDTHEVAYTKVACKLLDCDTGRCTDYPNRQQQVPDCLQLTVESLKTIHWLPSSCAYKRLNEGKNLPSWHYLNTGSRQSVVKAKKSVAGRCISEVDVHEDDLEDYVVRWVR
- a CDS encoding DUF1328 domain-containing protein, with the translated sequence MFRWAIIFAVIALIASLLGFGGVAGLSKDFAVILLVVAVILAVIGFISRGRT
- a CDS encoding PQQ-dependent sugar dehydrogenase; its protein translation is MMRRLAAPLLCSSVFLLMACGANNTNSKNLEQNTSAKTEQPTPVKQPYQTETFAHFDEPWAVTSLPDQRLLVTERQGKLKIFNPKNKQILDVQGIPAVNYGGQGGLGDIVLHPDFAKNHWVYLSYATKGQGGSGAVISRAKLDLSNANQPKLIDVKQIWQQVPKVSGQGHYGHRMLFGADGKLWVSSGERQKFDPAQNMKSNLGKILRLNEDGSAVVDNPFYKQGGITAEIWSLGHRNPLGMAFDRQGQLWVVEMGPKGGDELNIIVKGENYGYPIVSNGDHYSGQPIPDHHTRPEFKAPEIDWTPVISPSSLIIYRGQQFPVWQNKALIGGLSSEAIIVVDLEHKPVKEVQRLDMKKRIRGLHEAQDGSIWVIEDGSNARLLKLSKKPS
- a CDS encoding dienelactone hydrolase family protein — translated: MSTAIKTREIQYTAPDGSHLIGYFAAPDSETPIAGVIVGPEWWGRNEYSEQRARELAEHGYAALAIDMYGDKKVTSTAAQAYEWMMQTFENLDTVTDRANAALQTLAAQPEVDSEKLAAIGFCYGGKVVLDLARSGAPLKAVVTFHATLAPKAPAQKGNIQGEVLVLHGELDSMVTLEDVANFEKEMQAAEVKHEVVVLEGAKHGFSNPLADEKAKANGVDLGYNSEAEKQGLAKMYALLDRTLK
- a CDS encoding replication-associated recombination protein A translates to MSDTHIPLPERLRPRDLSEIIGQDHLLGEHAPLRQMIDQGHLPSIIFWGPPGVGKTTIALLLAQAIDRPFVSLSALNTGVKELREIIAESGDLLTPVVFIDEIHRFNKSQQDALLGAVEKGKITLIGATTENPSFEVNSALLSRCQVYTLNSLDSEAIQTLLNNALQADKFLKERYIHVEEYDALIQFAAGDARKALNLLDLIASTFEPEIENTITNAVVVKVAQQNIARYDKSGEQHYDLVSAFIKSIRGSDPDATLYWMARMLKGGEDPVFIARRMLIAASEDIGNSNPNALLLAGECFRSVQAVGMPEARIILGQTAVYLATSAKSNSTYLAINKALELAEKTANLPVPLHLRNAPTKLMKQQGYGINYLYPHDYPEHFVLQDYLPPELKGSKLYESARNKREVEGERLQQRRWQQEQ
- the purC gene encoding phosphoribosylaminoimidazolesuccinocarboxamide synthase, with amino-acid sequence MLKQTLLYTGKAKSVYETDNADHLILVFRDDASAFNGEKIEQLDRKGKVNNLFNAFIMEKLAAAGIETHFEKLLSPTEVLVKKLQMIPVECVIRNYAAGSLCRRLGVEEGKELTPPTFELFYKDDGLGDPMVNESQAIALDWATAEQLEQMKVLTYQVNDVLKALFAEGNMILVDFKLEFGVFHDRIVLGDEFSPDGCRLWDKDSKKKLDKDRFRQGLGGVVEAYEEVAARLGVDLSAI
- a CDS encoding formate/nitrite transporter family protein, whose amino-acid sequence is MDHEIEEKKVEKTLSWREKMAVEEHEKLSPRLVYEIIRRDGAEELDRPTAALIFSGIAAGLVISFSFVFKAIIASYLPTDAIWTDLITNIGYTIGFLIAILGHMQLFTENTITTVVPLFKPFTFDKLRAVGRLWGIVILCNIIGTALASLFFLTTHLFTPDIDKALDELAHHVGSFSATQNMLKGIMSGLLIAALVWMLPSVSNKFLLIFFMTYLIGLGDFTHVVVGSTEMSYLVWQGDASINDYLFTFLVPTTIGNIIGGTGVFTLLIYGQVTEELE
- the mutY gene encoding A/G-specific adenine glycosylase gives rise to the protein MPEFSFSDALLNWFDQHGRHDLPWQVADDPYKVWVSEIMLQQTQVKTVLQYFDRFMERFPTVETLGHATWDEVAPYWAGLGYYARARNLHKAAGLVTQQGKFPETLEEWIALPGIGPSTAGALMSLGLRQYGVIMDGNVKRVLARFFAIEDDLSKPLHEREMWKLAEELCPTHRNHDYTQAIMDLGATICTPKKPLCLYCPMQEHCQAYKQGLEQELPFKRPKKTPPVRTADVLIIQCEDEWFWQQRQAHGLWGGLICLPILENEHERLSLSQQFKLQPQPQTFQISHSFTHFTWLLNAHTFHVEPDQKEHLAIELEGQWLSPEQAIAKGVPTAMKKLISTSRS
- a CDS encoding DNA-3-methyladenine glycosylase I, encoding MKTQRCGWCSNDPLYITYHDEEWGKPEHDEARLFEMLCLEGQQAGLSWITVLKKRESYRQHFFNHPIADIAAFTDDFLELKLSDAGLIRHLGKLKAIRDNAIAWQALKTQVGDVPTWLWQFVDAAPQNNDVEDYRQAPAQTELSVKLSKTLKKNGFKFVGPTTCYAFMQAVGMVDDHENSCQFKAS
- a CDS encoding HIT family protein, which produces MTDKKCPYCEFDEYDIIDKNEFAVILPDSNPLSKGHCVVTPLRHVRSFFDITSKEHQGLLTLLEIARHETQLRHQPDGFHIGFNDGEVFGQNSDHFHIHVIPYYKNQPLKLDQRWGIQKD
- a CDS encoding lipoprotein-34 precursor (NlpB), producing MQLRLGLVLAVSALSLAGCGRFAINNHSLDYKNAKQLAPLEYPADATVRPATPLYPAPTVDQLAIEHAPKFENQRGNRFALPRPEQTQGGNATADASAQTTTALGRPQLVTDGNKNPLLKVDGNTTEIWQYTKATLSTLNYNIIAQGSNQATIKVNDNTYVLKLTGVGSSHTLALFNVDNTFASPDVAAEVLNQIYQNWPA
- a CDS encoding M23 family metallopeptidase, encoding MRRFVSHFSLGFLIILLAACASAPKKPTPLPPAQVSKLKSMQLPNRLPVPVKGVDRDELKDTWGAARSQGRSHEGIDILAPRGTKVYSATEGLVADLRNNNLGGKVIWILGPAGTWHYYAHLDGHKRGLNVGDYIKKGDLIGYVGNTGNARYTSPHLHYGLYLDGKGRGAVNPYSYLR